A single region of the Halorubrum depositum genome encodes:
- a CDS encoding putative ATP-dependent zinc protease, whose translation MSEASGAGPSETAESAPPVRVGVLSFHNSKETKAICNAVQALGHDPVWLREENTRSWIEAGDLRFDPDVDVVANRLLMTKAVQPLDDIGIATGYTASRPVLNPPAVVVRALHKYGVAATLTAAGIRVPDAYIAFSHRTINEGNPLTSEKAVHKSAIGTNGDRMAVVGADDVVAPHIARRRAFLQEFIDTGTERPFDVRAYVVGDRVVAAMKRYAPSDEWRTNVAVGGEVEDFTADLPEEAARLSREAADVLDLDYAGVDLLCRDGAWYVLEVNVTAGFKGLFEATGISPAPYIAALAIERGGGGVDSDRVTSLAAVLDDSVPECKPSLDPEPEARTTIGYTERVTVSAGQRAVDVVAKSDTGAGRTSIDFDVAAEIGAGPIVGTVHVKSGSRAGRQKRPLVEIDLKIGNRWQTVTASIENRNHMTYPVLLGRDVLDGCHVDVTKREREE comes from the coding sequence ATGAGCGAGGCCTCTGGTGCGGGCCCGTCGGAAACAGCGGAGTCAGCGCCTCCCGTCCGGGTCGGAGTGTTGAGCTTCCACAACAGCAAAGAGACGAAGGCGATCTGCAACGCCGTTCAGGCGTTGGGACACGACCCGGTCTGGCTCCGCGAGGAGAACACCAGGTCGTGGATCGAGGCCGGAGACCTCCGGTTCGACCCCGACGTGGACGTCGTCGCGAACCGACTGCTGATGACGAAGGCCGTCCAGCCACTCGACGACATCGGGATCGCGACGGGCTACACCGCTTCGCGTCCCGTGTTGAACCCGCCGGCCGTCGTCGTCCGAGCCCTGCATAAGTACGGCGTCGCGGCGACGCTCACCGCCGCCGGCATCCGTGTTCCGGACGCGTACATCGCGTTCAGCCACCGGACGATCAACGAGGGCAACCCTCTCACGAGCGAGAAAGCGGTCCACAAGTCCGCGATCGGGACGAACGGGGACCGGATGGCGGTCGTCGGCGCGGACGACGTCGTCGCGCCGCACATCGCTCGCCGGCGGGCGTTCCTCCAGGAGTTCATCGACACCGGCACGGAGCGACCGTTCGACGTCCGCGCATACGTCGTCGGCGACCGCGTCGTCGCCGCGATGAAACGGTACGCGCCGTCGGACGAGTGGCGCACGAACGTCGCCGTCGGCGGCGAAGTCGAGGATTTCACCGCCGACCTCCCCGAGGAAGCGGCGCGGCTCTCACGGGAGGCGGCGGACGTGCTCGACCTCGACTACGCCGGCGTGGACCTGCTGTGTCGCGACGGCGCGTGGTACGTCCTCGAAGTGAACGTGACGGCGGGGTTCAAAGGTCTGTTCGAGGCGACTGGGATCAGCCCCGCACCGTACATCGCCGCCCTCGCGATCGAGCGAGGGGGCGGCGGCGTCGACTCCGACCGCGTCACGTCCCTCGCGGCGGTCCTGGACGACTCGGTCCCGGAGTGTAAGCCGTCGCTCGATCCGGAGCCGGAGGCGCGGACGACGATCGGCTACACCGAACGCGTGACGGTGAGTGCGGGCCAGCGAGCGGTCGACGTGGTCGCCAAATCTGACACCGGCGCCGGGCGAACGAGCATCGACTTCGACGTCGCCGCGGAGATCGGCGCGGGTCCGATCGTCGGCACGGTCCACGTGAAATCCGGGTCGCGAGCCGGGCGGCAGAAGCGGCCGCTCGTCGAGATCGACCTGAAGATCGGGAACCGCTGGCAGACCGTGACGGCGAGTATCGAGAACCGGAACCACATGACCTACCCCGTGCTCCTCGGTCGAGACGTCCTCGACGGATGCCACGTGGACGTCACGAAGCGGGAGCGCGAGGAGTGA
- a CDS encoding DEAD/DEAH box helicase: MKVADAVPEFADAFGFEEFNRMQREALPGIWETDHNVVASAPTASGKTALAELAICKTLSEGGTALFIAPLRALTNEKESEWERFEELGYSVYVVSGERDLNPRRAERADVLVTTPEKADSATRKHDSARYSFVTDVDCVVIDEVHLLDSEKRGAVLEVTVSRLRRLQDPRVVALSATMPNVGDVAEWLDAPADTTYEFGDEYRPVDLETGVKTYSHGSNAFADKYRRLYRALDLAEPHVREDGQALVFVSSRQDTVQAAKKARDEITDRDIPIDSRGDYDFHNEAKELTNDTLRQSVTDGVGFHHAGLGKADRDRVEEWFKQGKIKLLFSTSTLAWGVNLPARCVVIRDTKYHDPLEGETDISPLDVLQMLGRAGRPGYDDVGYGWVVCDRADADKYRELLREGKEIESRLAAELESHLNAEIAMGTIRGLEDVMAWLETTFYYVRAASKPDEYDFGTLRDRVRDTLDSLVDDGFVAADDDLAIEPTGLGRLASKYYLRLDTARRFQRLADRETLTVDRILETVASAGEFDSVSARSAEADAIDRILDGRDTDLEDGHRKVFAILLAGMADSIPSDLRSDAWVIRQNALRLLAALSEFLDRFAGPRAANLACRVEARVEHGVSREAVALTAIDGVGSGRAERLADAGLTSPAAVVDAGAGALENAGMSGSVAERIVDAARDCPRIDVDWGDFPEAVAVGENEMCEVAVSTVSGRARTGIRVTVNDVEMTATTTYLDGETTVPVGVFGPPDADELEFVVEVVFPDLPLMPVRAARTVRVT, translated from the coding sequence GTGAAGGTCGCGGACGCGGTGCCGGAGTTCGCCGACGCGTTCGGCTTCGAGGAGTTCAATCGGATGCAACGCGAGGCGCTCCCGGGTATCTGGGAGACGGACCACAACGTCGTCGCCTCCGCGCCGACGGCATCCGGGAAGACCGCACTCGCCGAGCTCGCGATCTGTAAGACGCTCTCTGAGGGCGGCACCGCCCTCTTTATCGCCCCCCTCCGCGCGCTCACCAACGAGAAGGAGAGCGAGTGGGAGCGCTTCGAGGAGCTCGGCTACTCCGTCTACGTCGTCTCCGGCGAGCGCGACCTCAACCCCCGCCGCGCCGAGCGCGCGGACGTGCTCGTGACGACCCCCGAGAAGGCCGACAGCGCGACCCGCAAACACGACTCCGCGCGCTACTCGTTCGTCACCGACGTCGACTGCGTCGTCATCGACGAGGTCCACCTGCTCGACAGCGAGAAGCGCGGCGCGGTGCTCGAAGTGACCGTCTCGCGGCTCCGCCGCCTGCAGGACCCCCGCGTCGTCGCGCTCTCGGCGACCATGCCGAACGTCGGGGACGTCGCCGAGTGGCTCGACGCGCCCGCGGACACGACCTACGAGTTCGGCGACGAGTACCGCCCCGTCGACCTCGAGACGGGCGTGAAGACGTACTCGCACGGCTCGAACGCCTTCGCCGACAAGTACCGGCGGCTCTACCGCGCGCTCGACCTGGCCGAGCCGCACGTCCGCGAGGACGGGCAGGCGCTCGTGTTCGTCTCCTCGCGGCAGGACACGGTGCAGGCCGCCAAGAAGGCGCGCGACGAGATCACCGACCGCGACATCCCGATCGACTCCCGGGGCGACTACGACTTCCACAACGAGGCCAAGGAGCTCACTAACGACACGCTCCGGCAATCGGTCACCGACGGCGTCGGCTTCCACCACGCCGGGCTCGGGAAGGCCGATCGCGACCGGGTCGAGGAGTGGTTCAAGCAGGGGAAGATCAAGCTGCTCTTCTCGACGTCGACGCTCGCGTGGGGGGTGAATCTCCCCGCGCGCTGCGTCGTCATCCGCGACACGAAGTACCACGACCCGCTGGAGGGCGAGACGGACATCTCGCCGCTCGACGTGCTCCAGATGCTCGGTCGCGCCGGGCGCCCCGGCTACGACGACGTGGGGTACGGCTGGGTGGTCTGCGACCGCGCGGACGCCGACAAGTACCGCGAGCTGTTGCGCGAAGGCAAGGAGATCGAGTCGCGGCTCGCCGCCGAACTCGAGTCGCACCTCAACGCGGAGATCGCGATGGGGACGATCCGCGGGCTCGAGGACGTGATGGCGTGGTTGGAGACCACCTTCTACTACGTCCGCGCGGCGTCGAAGCCCGACGAGTACGACTTCGGCACCCTCCGCGACCGCGTGCGCGACACCCTCGACTCGCTCGTCGACGACGGCTTCGTCGCGGCCGACGACGACCTCGCGATCGAGCCCACCGGGCTCGGCCGGCTCGCCTCCAAGTACTACCTCCGTCTGGACACGGCCCGTCGCTTCCAGCGGCTCGCGGACCGCGAGACGCTGACCGTCGACCGGATCTTAGAGACCGTCGCGTCGGCCGGCGAGTTCGACTCCGTCTCCGCGCGGTCGGCCGAGGCGGACGCGATAGACCGGATCCTCGACGGCCGCGACACCGACCTCGAGGACGGACACCGGAAGGTGTTCGCCATTCTGCTCGCCGGGATGGCCGATTCGATCCCCTCGGACCTGCGCTCGGACGCGTGGGTGATCCGGCAGAACGCGCTCCGCCTGTTGGCCGCGCTCTCCGAGTTCCTCGACCGGTTCGCCGGCCCGCGCGCCGCGAACCTCGCGTGCCGCGTCGAGGCGCGCGTCGAGCACGGCGTCTCCCGCGAGGCGGTCGCGCTCACCGCGATCGACGGGGTCGGCTCCGGCCGCGCGGAGCGGCTCGCGGACGCCGGACTCACCTCACCCGCGGCGGTCGTCGACGCCGGCGCGGGCGCGCTGGAGAACGCCGGCATGAGCGGCTCCGTCGCCGAGCGGATCGTCGACGCCGCGCGCGACTGCCCCCGGATCGACGTCGACTGGGGAGACTTCCCCGAGGCCGTCGCCGTCGGCGAAAACGAGATGTGCGAGGTCGCGGTCTCGACCGTCTCCGGGCGCGCCCGCACGGGGATCCGGGTCACCGTCAACGACGTGGAGATGACGGCGACGACGACGTACCTCGACGGCGAGACGACGGTCCCGGTCGGCGTCTTCGGCCCCCCCGACGCCGACGAGCTGGAGTTCGTGGTCGAGGTCGTCTTCCCCGACCTGCCGCTGATGCCGGTCCGAGCGGCGCGGACGGTTCGGGTGACGTAG
- the panB gene encoding 3-methyl-2-oxobutanoate hydroxymethyltransferase, translated as MTTTRGLRDREAPITMLTAYDAPTAAVVDEAGIDVILVGDSMGNAVLGYDSTLPVTLDEVASRTAAVARATEDALVVADMPFLSFGVDEAESVRNAGRLLKEADADAVKIESGPHTVEMTRRMTDVGIPVMVHLGLTPQHVNRLGGYTRQGTDQDAAEEIVELAGAHAEAGAFALVLEHVPANLAGAVTEALDVPTIGIGAGPDCDGQVLVINDAVGLGDWSPPFSRQFGDVRGEMLDAVAAYREAVESGEFPAEEHWHVEGDLDDLY; from the coding sequence ATGACCACGACGCGGGGACTCCGGGACCGCGAGGCGCCGATCACGATGCTGACCGCGTACGACGCCCCCACCGCGGCGGTCGTCGACGAGGCCGGGATCGACGTGATCCTCGTCGGCGACAGCATGGGCAACGCCGTCCTCGGCTACGACTCCACGCTCCCCGTCACGCTCGACGAGGTCGCGAGCCGGACCGCGGCGGTCGCCCGCGCGACGGAGGACGCCCTCGTCGTCGCCGACATGCCGTTCCTCTCGTTCGGCGTCGACGAGGCCGAGTCCGTGCGCAACGCCGGCCGACTGCTGAAGGAGGCCGACGCCGACGCGGTGAAGATCGAGAGCGGCCCCCACACCGTCGAGATGACGCGGCGCATGACCGACGTCGGGATCCCCGTCATGGTGCACCTCGGCTTGACCCCCCAGCACGTCAACCGACTCGGCGGGTACACGCGGCAGGGGACCGACCAGGACGCGGCCGAGGAGATCGTCGAGCTCGCGGGCGCCCACGCCGAGGCCGGCGCGTTCGCGCTCGTGTTGGAACACGTCCCCGCGAACCTCGCGGGGGCCGTCACGGAGGCGCTGGACGTCCCCACCATCGGTATCGGCGCGGGGCCCGACTGCGACGGACAGGTGCTCGTGATCAACGACGCGGTCGGACTCGGCGACTGGTCGCCCCCCTTCTCCCGGCAGTTCGGCGACGTGCGCGGCGAGATGCTCGACGCGGTCGCGGCGTACCGAGAGGCCGTCGAGAGCGGCGAGTTCCCGGCCGAGGAGCACTGGCACGTCGAGGGGGACCTCGACGACCTGTACTGA
- a CDS encoding TRAM domain-containing protein — protein sequence MIPSDPIVVGAAAVIALLVLLGLFRRLRGPSGEARESKRAHEAAQEREPPVEIGETYEFGVTELTDHHSGGEVAVGKVEGFVVFAEDIPSGLSEGDVIRAKVLSFNEGRTSADATFVTKA from the coding sequence ATGATACCGTCGGACCCGATCGTCGTCGGAGCCGCGGCCGTGATCGCCCTGCTCGTCCTGTTGGGCCTGTTCCGTCGCCTGCGGGGGCCCTCGGGCGAGGCGCGGGAGTCGAAGCGCGCTCACGAGGCCGCGCAGGAGCGCGAGCCGCCGGTCGAGATCGGCGAGACGTACGAGTTCGGCGTCACCGAGCTCACCGATCACCACTCGGGCGGGGAGGTCGCCGTCGGCAAGGTCGAGGGGTTCGTCGTCTTCGCCGAGGACATCCCGAGCGGCCTCTCCGAGGGCGACGTGATCCGCGCGAAGGTGCTCTCGTTCAACGAGGGGCGCACCTCGGCCGACGCGACGTTCGTGACGAAGGCGTAG
- a CDS encoding tyrosine--tRNA ligase: protein MDAYERITRNAAEVVTEEEIEALADDPDGKRAYVGYEPSGVLHIGHMLTANKLIDLQEAGFEVTVLLADVHAYLNDKGSFEEIRHTAERMRDQFIAYGLDESNTQFVLGSDFQLDDDYTLDLHALELETTLARAERAMAEITSGDSVKVSQAVYPLMQALDIPYLGVDLAVGGMEQRKVHMLARDVLPSIDREPPTSLHTPLIADLGTGRGKMSSSTGVTISMEDSREDIESKVNDAYCPPTVDPEPTDDGESRENPVLQVFEYHVFPRFETVRVERPEEYGGDLAYDDYDALEADLESGELHPADAKGALAEYLDRLIAPGREQLAE, encoded by the coding sequence ATGGACGCCTACGAGCGGATCACCCGGAACGCGGCCGAGGTGGTCACCGAGGAGGAGATCGAGGCGCTGGCCGACGACCCCGACGGGAAGCGGGCGTACGTCGGCTACGAGCCCTCGGGGGTCCTCCACATCGGGCACATGCTCACCGCGAACAAGCTCATCGACCTCCAGGAGGCCGGGTTCGAGGTGACGGTGCTGCTCGCCGACGTGCACGCCTACCTCAACGACAAGGGGTCGTTCGAGGAGATCCGCCACACCGCCGAGCGCATGCGCGACCAGTTCATCGCGTACGGGCTCGACGAGTCGAACACGCAGTTCGTGCTCGGCTCCGACTTCCAGCTCGACGACGACTACACGCTCGACCTGCACGCCCTCGAACTGGAGACGACGCTCGCGCGGGCCGAGCGCGCGATGGCCGAGATCACCTCCGGCGACTCCGTGAAGGTGTCGCAGGCGGTGTACCCGCTGATGCAGGCGCTCGACATCCCGTACCTCGGCGTCGACCTCGCGGTCGGCGGGATGGAGCAGCGCAAGGTCCACATGCTCGCGCGCGACGTGCTGCCGAGCATCGACCGCGAGCCGCCGACGAGCCTCCACACCCCGCTCATCGCCGATCTGGGCACCGGCCGCGGGAAGATGTCCTCCAGTACGGGCGTCACTATCTCGATGGAGGACTCCCGCGAGGACATCGAGTCGAAGGTGAACGACGCGTACTGTCCCCCGACCGTCGACCCGGAGCCGACCGACGACGGCGAGTCGCGGGAGAACCCCGTCCTGCAAGTGTTCGAGTACCACGTGTTCCCTCGGTTCGAGACGGTCCGCGTCGAGCGACCTGAGGAGTACGGCGGCGATTTGGCGTACGACGACTACGACGCGCTGGAGGCCGACCTGGAGTCCGGCGAGCTCCACCCCGCCGACGCGAAGGGCGCGCTCGCCGAGTACCTCGACCGGCTCATCGCGCCGGGACGCGAGCAGCTCGCGGAGTAG
- a CDS encoding DUF460 domain-containing protein: MTTRTIRARDRPVFGVDVHSGDVRGDDPSYALVILDPVDEDDPDAPDADGPMARVTRDVVSFRKLCRLIDDREPLYVATDNAYELAADKGELVGFLRSLPDGTRLVQVTGAERPEPLSRVASRHGIPYGKEPMKEAEASARLAAANVGHEVTAFTDETRVKVSRGRSTGKGGWSQDRYTRRIHGNVRKRTRQVQSKLEDANLDFERDVTEKYGGYANATFTVEGRPEEIPVSNSRAGDVRVEVERERRDGIEYEPLVKRRDRVIVGIDPGTTTAAAVVGLDGTVHALYSSRTADTADVTEWIVEQGRPIIVAADVEPMPETVEKFRRSFDAAGWRPTTDLPVDEKLHRTREAGYDNDHERDALAAALYAYDDHEDQFDRIAAKTPPRLDREAVIAGVVAGDASVESVIADLSEDDGSGGGDGDADADESDPTEPERTEEEETIRRLRERVERLESHADSLEGDLAERDERIAELEGELEKARREERIEARSRRAVSRLERETDRLERERDEARETVAELEGKVETLKELWRLDHSNFDDVAADRGFVSVKAVEQFTLDALEAADEAYGLVAGDVVYLRDASGAGRRTAERLAETEPRAVIRDGNLSDVADQVLFDHDVPVVPADAVPVREVDELAVADEEKLEAAIDDWEKRAERRRKAEKQEHLDRIISEHRAGRTLPETEE; encoded by the coding sequence GTGACAACCCGGACCATCCGCGCCCGCGACCGGCCGGTGTTCGGCGTCGACGTGCACAGCGGCGACGTCCGCGGCGACGACCCCTCCTACGCCCTCGTAATCTTGGACCCCGTCGACGAGGACGACCCGGACGCGCCCGACGCCGACGGCCCGATGGCGCGGGTGACCCGAGACGTGGTGTCGTTCCGGAAGCTCTGCCGGCTGATCGACGACCGCGAGCCGCTGTACGTCGCCACCGACAACGCCTACGAGCTGGCGGCGGACAAAGGCGAACTGGTGGGGTTCCTGCGGTCGCTGCCCGACGGCACCCGGCTCGTGCAGGTGACCGGCGCGGAGCGACCGGAACCGCTCTCGCGGGTCGCCTCCCGTCACGGGATTCCGTACGGGAAGGAGCCGATGAAGGAGGCGGAGGCGTCGGCCCGGCTGGCCGCCGCCAACGTCGGCCACGAGGTGACCGCCTTCACCGACGAGACGCGAGTGAAGGTGTCCCGCGGGCGCTCGACCGGGAAGGGCGGCTGGAGCCAGGACCGCTACACGCGCCGGATCCACGGCAACGTCCGGAAGCGGACGCGGCAGGTCCAGTCGAAGCTCGAGGACGCGAACCTCGACTTCGAGCGCGACGTGACCGAGAAGTACGGCGGCTACGCGAACGCGACGTTCACCGTGGAGGGTCGCCCCGAGGAGATCCCGGTGTCGAACTCGCGGGCCGGCGACGTGCGCGTCGAGGTCGAGCGCGAGCGCCGCGACGGGATCGAGTACGAGCCGCTCGTGAAGCGGCGCGATCGGGTGATCGTCGGCATCGACCCGGGGACGACGACCGCGGCGGCCGTCGTCGGGCTCGACGGCACCGTCCACGCGCTGTACTCCTCGCGGACCGCCGACACCGCGGACGTGACCGAGTGGATCGTCGAGCAGGGCCGCCCGATCATCGTCGCCGCCGACGTGGAGCCGATGCCGGAGACCGTCGAGAAGTTCCGGCGCTCGTTCGACGCCGCCGGGTGGCGACCGACCACGGACCTCCCCGTCGACGAGAAGCTCCACCGGACCCGCGAGGCGGGGTACGACAACGACCACGAGCGCGACGCGCTGGCGGCCGCGCTGTACGCCTACGACGACCACGAGGACCAGTTCGACCGGATCGCGGCGAAGACCCCGCCGCGGCTCGACCGCGAGGCGGTGATCGCGGGCGTCGTCGCCGGCGACGCCTCGGTGGAGTCGGTCATCGCGGACCTGAGCGAGGACGACGGGAGCGGCGGTGGGGACGGCGACGCTGACGCCGACGAGTCGGACCCCACCGAGCCCGAACGCACCGAGGAGGAGGAGACGATCCGCCGGCTCCGCGAGCGCGTCGAGCGGCTGGAGTCGCACGCCGACTCGCTGGAGGGCGACCTCGCCGAGCGCGACGAGCGGATCGCGGAGCTGGAGGGGGAGCTGGAGAAGGCGAGACGCGAGGAGCGGATCGAGGCGCGCAGCCGACGGGCCGTCTCCCGACTCGAACGCGAGACCGACCGGCTGGAGCGCGAGCGCGACGAGGCGCGAGAGACCGTCGCGGAGCTGGAGGGGAAGGTGGAGACGCTGAAGGAGCTGTGGCGGCTCGACCACTCCAACTTCGACGACGTCGCCGCGGACCGGGGGTTCGTCAGCGTGAAGGCGGTCGAGCAGTTCACGCTCGACGCGCTGGAGGCCGCCGACGAGGCGTACGGGCTCGTCGCCGGCGACGTCGTCTACCTCCGAGACGCCTCCGGCGCGGGGCGCCGGACAGCCGAGCGGCTGGCCGAGACCGAGCCGCGCGCGGTGATCCGCGACGGGAACCTCTCGGACGTCGCCGACCAGGTCCTGTTCGACCACGACGTGCCGGTCGTCCCGGCCGACGCGGTGCCCGTCCGCGAGGTCGACGAGCTGGCGGTCGCGGACGAGGAGAAGCTGGAGGCCGCGATCGACGACTGGGAGAAGCGGGCGGAGCGGCGGCGAAAGGCCGAGAAACAGGAGCACCTCGACCGGATCATCTCGGAGCACCGGGCGGGGCGGACGCTGCCCGAGACCGAGGAGTAG
- a CDS encoding HAD family hydrolase has product MTTDGGPTGLAGYDAVVYDLDGTLVELAVDWGAAAESVLDVYAEHAVKPPTEELWGLLEAAEGYGIGDPVEEAIALHERAGARDSTLLPLGRRLIEGAGDRPSTPPAGVCSLNCEEACRIAVATHGLGDALDADAIVGRDTVETHKPEPESLLAAVERLGATPEDALFVGDSARDAEAAERAGVAYAWAADLI; this is encoded by the coding sequence GTGACGACAGACGGCGGACCGACCGGTCTCGCGGGCTACGACGCCGTCGTCTACGACCTCGACGGCACCCTCGTCGAGCTCGCGGTCGACTGGGGCGCGGCCGCGGAGTCGGTGCTCGACGTGTACGCGGAACACGCGGTCAAACCGCCGACCGAAGAGCTCTGGGGCCTGCTGGAGGCGGCCGAGGGGTACGGGATCGGCGACCCGGTCGAGGAAGCGATCGCGCTCCACGAGCGGGCCGGCGCGCGCGACTCGACGCTGCTCCCCCTCGGGAGACGGCTGATCGAGGGGGCCGGGGACCGACCGAGCACGCCGCCGGCCGGCGTCTGCTCGCTCAACTGCGAGGAGGCGTGTCGGATCGCCGTGGCGACCCACGGGCTCGGCGACGCGCTCGACGCGGACGCGATCGTCGGCCGCGACACCGTCGAGACGCACAAGCCGGAGCCGGAGTCGCTGCTCGCGGCGGTCGAGCGCCTCGGCGCGACGCCCGAGGACGCGCTGTTCGTCGGGGACTCGGCGCGCGACGCGGAGGCGGCGGAGCGCGCCGGCGTCGCGTACGCGTGGGCGGCGGACCTGATCTAG
- a CDS encoding topoisomerase DNA-binding C4 zinc finger domain-containing protein → MPERLRVFAGDCRVTERGDRSRTHRGRVVVLIKPDDTTLVHDADGYQPVAWLTRPDSVVVEGDGDGFSVTAREGTRRLRIVAEEATAGRALPVTEAGIPVGTCPEDGGPLVRSRGDVVCLDCEERWGLPAGASVTDGVCDDCGVPKIRVERGEPFHLCLDPSCDPMEAAVSDRFDRVWDCPDCDGELTVNSAPGRVYLGCERYPDCETTFSIPSGVVVDECDCGLPVFETATGRDCLDGGCEHRGHAAGGATGESTPEKE, encoded by the coding sequence ATGCCCGAACGACTCCGCGTGTTCGCCGGCGACTGTCGAGTGACCGAACGCGGCGACCGCTCCCGGACCCACCGGGGGCGCGTCGTCGTCCTGATCAAGCCGGACGACACCACGCTCGTCCACGACGCCGACGGCTACCAGCCGGTCGCGTGGCTCACCCGTCCCGACTCGGTCGTCGTCGAGGGCGACGGCGACGGATTCTCCGTCACCGCCCGCGAGGGGACTCGACGGCTCCGGATCGTCGCCGAGGAGGCGACCGCGGGCCGCGCCCTCCCGGTCACGGAGGCCGGAATCCCGGTCGGCACCTGCCCCGAGGACGGCGGGCCGCTCGTGCGCTCGCGCGGCGACGTGGTCTGTCTCGACTGCGAGGAGCGGTGGGGGCTCCCGGCGGGCGCGAGCGTCACCGACGGGGTCTGTGACGACTGCGGGGTGCCGAAGATCCGGGTCGAGCGCGGCGAGCCGTTCCACCTCTGTCTCGATCCCTCGTGCGACCCGATGGAGGCGGCCGTCAGCGACCGGTTCGACCGCGTCTGGGACTGTCCCGACTGCGACGGCGAACTCACCGTCAACTCCGCGCCCGGCCGCGTCTACCTCGGCTGCGAGCGCTACCCCGACTGCGAAACGACGTTCTCGATCCCCTCGGGCGTCGTCGTCGACGAGTGCGACTGCGGGCTTCCGGTGTTCGAGACGGCCACGGGGCGCGACTGCCTCGACGGGGGCTGCGAGCACCGGGGGCACGCGGCGGGCGGGGCGACGGGCGAGTCGACTCCGGAGAAAGAGTGA
- a CDS encoding DUF5822 domain-containing protein: protein MQPVERAEFEGIDYGWVMQTTFVLTILVGAPVVAVLSAFVTLDSWGARAAFAVRVGAPIWFTTAVVVALYARRTDAGDGGVEKDGEAENDGSGEGDDAGDDNDDDANPVDDADPVDDAEPDESDRAGDAES from the coding sequence GTGCAACCTGTCGAGCGGGCCGAGTTCGAGGGGATCGACTACGGCTGGGTGATGCAGACGACGTTCGTGCTCACGATCCTCGTCGGCGCCCCGGTCGTCGCGGTCCTCTCCGCGTTCGTCACGCTCGACTCGTGGGGGGCCCGCGCCGCCTTCGCGGTCCGCGTCGGCGCGCCGATCTGGTTTACCACCGCCGTCGTCGTCGCGCTCTACGCGCGCCGCACCGACGCCGGCGACGGCGGGGTAGAGAAAGACGGCGAGGCGGAGAACGACGGGAGCGGCGAGGGCGACGACGCCGGCGACGACAACGATGACGACGCCAACCCGGTCGACGACGCCGACCCGGTCGACGACGCCGAACCGGACGAGAGCGACCGCGCGGGCGACGCCGAGAGCTAG